One Eubacteriales bacterium mix99 genomic window carries:
- a CDS encoding glycosyl hydrolase family 18 protein, protein MDILKGRKCMVWTFMGNARMYTALKKYGDRLSQVGLFSFKVDASGTITESGVAISGMLAYVNKYPHITWLLTVRNDGTSSVFTALRENTDGAQDTFLTEIVRIMEKYPWCAGVDIDLERGGDYSTHTKSTALFRNIWNTVKAYDSTKKVNICLPGMNSVNGSVGGENWCVYADLDPYCDTAAIMSYGMAWAGSAPGPVSPKDWLDGIYDYASRVMTPAKVFMGLPAYGWNWQIYDTPENLGETYRGVSNTYYAAKNWMTGKYNFTDDNAPQPFIPILAYWDDYNKVPYAFPQVYDFMEGRDAATYEYPQLNGTYNRHHYLTAYSKQQKATFGTIYVDHDGTPDSYSGIVSSENGIAVMGDDGSATYRFTIPSSGTYDIAVNLCYPFWDKNGIYVSIDGSQSHFTESRLWWPYWRSTFWASLADGMTLSAGPHTITVSVDVKGVQFYGFRVCSTFSEAPSAGSASFTLSPRKFIDVDGNECQPDKGFKLTTEALRRKPDSALIWYADFEDYGMLDTGYWQTLSGSWKIWREDEYSEERVYSQLDGSGKFAWNYDGFRDIHLRARLAFPSGSTGRAGVFCGSLFCCLNHDTQALELWNGSTKLGSYSQSISQTRTTDLRADPTMYTIEMRIRGSTVRVYSGASYTLRFTASVSGFTGGEAGYQSYNRTVCELLRMGDAWTYEPYERFDVTFPDGTVTQYGRISRTDCTWDDEFQVFTLTSDVEEPDTRSESISMDYEFYHSAQLSLECGNDYTVTITPLDINIWLSRLFLGDADGFSILYYQDVDSLVYWANQAAYRWGLRGIAIWSLGQEDLRLWEALPRQTG, encoded by the coding sequence CTGGATATTCTCAAAGGCCGCAAATGCATGGTCTGGACGTTCATGGGAAACGCGAGGATGTACACCGCCCTCAAAAAATACGGGGATCGCCTGTCACAGGTCGGTCTCTTCTCCTTCAAGGTGGACGCCAGCGGGACGATCACGGAATCCGGCGTGGCTATCAGCGGCATGCTCGCCTACGTGAACAAGTACCCGCACATCACATGGCTCCTGACCGTCCGGAACGACGGAACATCCAGCGTGTTCACCGCACTCCGGGAAAACACGGACGGCGCGCAGGATACGTTCCTGACGGAAATAGTGCGAATCATGGAGAAATACCCGTGGTGCGCGGGCGTCGACATCGACCTCGAGCGGGGCGGCGACTACTCTACGCACACCAAGTCCACTGCCCTGTTCCGGAACATCTGGAACACTGTCAAAGCCTATGACAGCACGAAGAAGGTCAACATCTGCCTTCCCGGCATGAACTCGGTGAACGGATCGGTCGGCGGCGAGAACTGGTGCGTCTACGCGGATCTGGACCCGTACTGCGACACGGCGGCCATCATGAGCTACGGCATGGCGTGGGCAGGCTCCGCTCCCGGCCCCGTGTCCCCGAAGGACTGGCTGGACGGAATCTACGACTACGCCTCCCGCGTCATGACACCGGCCAAAGTGTTCATGGGGCTTCCCGCCTACGGATGGAACTGGCAGATCTACGACACGCCGGAGAACCTCGGCGAAACCTACCGGGGCGTCTCCAACACCTACTATGCGGCGAAGAACTGGATGACCGGCAAGTACAACTTCACGGACGACAATGCCCCTCAGCCATTCATCCCGATCCTCGCGTACTGGGACGACTACAACAAGGTGCCCTACGCCTTCCCGCAGGTCTACGACTTCATGGAAGGCCGCGACGCCGCAACCTATGAGTACCCGCAGCTGAACGGCACCTACAACCGGCATCATTACCTGACCGCTTACAGCAAGCAGCAGAAAGCCACGTTCGGCACGATCTATGTGGACCACGACGGGACACCGGACAGCTACTCCGGCATCGTATCCAGCGAAAACGGCATCGCCGTCATGGGCGACGACGGGAGCGCGACCTACCGCTTCACCATCCCGTCCTCCGGCACCTACGACATTGCCGTAAACCTCTGCTATCCCTTCTGGGACAAGAACGGCATCTACGTGTCAATTGACGGATCGCAGAGTCATTTCACGGAGTCCCGTCTGTGGTGGCCGTACTGGAGAAGCACCTTCTGGGCGAGCCTCGCGGACGGGATGACGCTTTCCGCCGGGCCGCACACCATCACGGTGTCGGTTGACGTGAAGGGCGTGCAGTTCTACGGGTTCCGCGTCTGCTCGACGTTTTCCGAAGCGCCGTCCGCGGGCTCCGCATCCTTCACGCTCTCTCCCCGGAAGTTCATCGACGTGGACGGGAACGAATGCCAGCCGGACAAGGGCTTCAAGCTCACGACCGAGGCGCTCCGCAGGAAACCCGACTCCGCGCTCATCTGGTACGCGGACTTCGAGGACTACGGCATGCTCGACACCGGCTACTGGCAGACACTGTCCGGCTCGTGGAAGATCTGGCGGGAGGACGAATACTCCGAGGAACGCGTCTACTCGCAGCTTGACGGAAGCGGTAAATTCGCATGGAACTACGACGGCTTTCGCGACATCCACCTGCGGGCGCGTCTCGCGTTCCCCTCCGGAAGCACCGGGCGCGCCGGCGTCTTCTGCGGGAGTTTGTTCTGCTGCCTGAACCACGATACGCAGGCCCTGGAGCTCTGGAACGGGAGCACAAAACTCGGAAGCTACAGCCAGAGCATCAGCCAGACAAGAACAACCGACCTTCGGGCCGATCCCACGATGTACACCATCGAGATGCGGATCCGGGGAAGCACGGTGCGCGTCTATTCCGGCGCGTCCTACACGCTCCGCTTCACCGCGAGCGTCAGTGGATTCACCGGCGGCGAGGCGGGATACCAGAGCTACAACCGGACCGTGTGCGAGCTTCTCCGCATGGGCGATGCATGGACCTACGAGCCATACGAGCGCTTTGATGTCACGTTCCCTGACGGCACCGTCACGCAGTACGGCAGGATCAGCCGCACGGACTGCACATGGGACGATGAGTTCCAGGTGTTCACGCTGACCTCCGACGTGGAGGAGCCCGACACGAGAAGCGAATCCATCTCGATGGACTACGAGTTCTACCATTCGGCGCAGCTCAGCCTCGAATGCGGAAACGACTACACGGTTACCATCACGCCGCTGGACATCAACATCTGGCTGTCGCGCCTGTTCCTCGGAGACGCGGACGGGTTTTCGATCCTCTACTACCAGGACGTGGACTCGCTCGTCTACTGGGCGAATCAGGCGGCCTACCGATGGGGACTTCGCGGGATCGCGATCTGGTCCCTCGGACAGGAGGATCTCAGGCTCTGGGAGGCGCTCCCAAGGCAAACCGGATAA
- a CDS encoding phage holin family protein, with product MKEFWSIIQLIFAGVGGWLGYFLGGCDGLLVALIIFAACDYITGVLCAISDRKLSSAVGFKGICRKMLIFILVGIANILDIHVLGHDGVLRTAIIFFYISNEGLSLTENAAHLGLPVPEKLKNVLEQLHDRNKEEQ from the coding sequence ATGAAGGAATTCTGGTCAATCATCCAGCTCATCTTCGCTGGAGTCGGCGGATGGCTCGGCTACTTTCTCGGAGGCTGCGACGGTCTCCTGGTCGCTCTGATCATCTTCGCGGCCTGCGACTACATCACCGGCGTCCTGTGCGCCATCTCCGACAGGAAGCTCTCGAGCGCGGTCGGATTCAAAGGGATCTGCCGCAAGATGCTGATCTTCATTCTGGTCGGCATCGCCAACATCCTCGACATCCATGTGCTCGGCCACGACGGCGTCCTGAGGACGGCGATCATCTTCTTCTACATCTCGAACGAGGGGCTATCCCTCACCGAGAATGCCGCTCACCTCGGTCTCCCGGTGCCGGAGAAGCTCAAGAACGTACTGGAACAACTGCATGACAGAAACAAGGAGGAACAGTGA
- a CDS encoding GH25 family lysozyme gives MAITGIDVSHWQGNIDWSKVKAAGIQFAIIKSGGSDDGFYTDSKWEANYKGAKANGIAVGAYYFVGPKCVNAAAGKADAERFIQLLKGKQLEYPVFMDNEAQPASAKAGITEATIAFCETMEAAGYFVGIYGSTDSGFHERMDDSRLTAYTHWVAQYASKCTYSGSYGIWQHSSSGQVNGISGNVDMDLSYVDYPSAIKNGGFNGYAKGTATGSTPAAPTKKPVDEIASEVIAGKWGNGDDRRNRLTTAGYNYSAVQSKVNEKLGATAKQSAVYYTVKRGDTLSAIASKYGTSVYAIQKLNSSLIKNVNLIQVGWRIRVK, from the coding sequence ATGGCCATCACAGGAATTGACGTAAGCCACTGGCAGGGGAACATCGACTGGAGCAAGGTAAAAGCCGCCGGAATCCAGTTTGCCATCATCAAGTCCGGAGGCTCGGATGACGGCTTCTACACAGACAGCAAGTGGGAAGCCAATTACAAGGGCGCGAAAGCGAACGGCATCGCGGTCGGAGCCTACTACTTCGTCGGACCGAAATGCGTGAACGCCGCAGCCGGGAAAGCGGACGCCGAAAGGTTCATCCAGCTCCTCAAAGGCAAGCAGCTCGAATACCCGGTCTTCATGGACAACGAGGCACAGCCCGCCTCCGCAAAAGCCGGGATCACGGAGGCGACGATCGCCTTCTGCGAGACGATGGAAGCCGCCGGATACTTCGTCGGGATCTACGGCTCCACGGATTCCGGATTCCACGAGAGGATGGACGACTCCAGGCTCACCGCATACACCCACTGGGTCGCGCAGTACGCTTCGAAATGCACCTACTCCGGATCCTACGGCATCTGGCAGCATTCCTCCTCGGGACAAGTAAACGGAATCAGCGGAAACGTCGACATGGACCTGTCCTACGTGGACTACCCGTCCGCAATCAAGAACGGTGGCTTCAACGGATACGCGAAAGGCACGGCAACCGGCAGCACCCCGGCAGCGCCCACGAAGAAGCCCGTGGACGAGATCGCCTCCGAGGTGATCGCCGGGAAATGGGGAAACGGCGACGACCGCAGGAACAGGCTCACCACCGCCGGATACAACTACAGCGCCGTGCAGTCGAAGGTCAACGAGAAGCTCGGAGCAACGGCAAAACAATCCGCCGTCTATTACACGGTGAAACGCGGCGACACGCTCTCGGCCATCGCAAGCAAGTACGGCACGAGCGTCTACGCGATCCAGAAGCTCAACAGCTCACTTATCAAGAACGTGAACCTCATCCAGGTCGGCTGGAGGATCCGCGTGAAATAA
- a CDS encoding recombinase family protein, translated as MKKITRIEQASKGKTESKKLRVAAYCRVSTDSDEQLESLETQKTHYESYITSRDDWQFAGIYYDEGISGTGKSRRPELERLMQDCKAGKIDMVITKSISRFSRNTTDCLELVRKLLAQNIPIWFEKENINTGAMESELFLSILSSMAADESLSISLNSKWSIKKRFENGTFKISYPPYGYDWDGETMAINPEQAQIVRRIFSETLAGKGTAAIATELNREQIPTKRGGNWSPSGIRGMIANEKYCGDCLYQKTWSDSAYKRHLNHGEKTQYLQQNHHEPIVSREDWEAAQKLISQRADEKNISKGDEKYQNRYAFSGRIICGECGATFKRRINYTTDGSYAAWSCKTHLAEKSKCSMLFIRDNDLKLAFGAMMNKLIFAHRLILKPYAESLKRSSTSQTLSRIQHLETGLAENADKRKTLTKLMAQGFIDQVIYSQQTAELLSQADDIRKQIDALKNTTSNEATAQMQAEDLLRFTGKSPMLEAFDDQLFTRFVERIVIRSRHEAVFHLKCGLTLTERM; from the coding sequence TTGAAGAAAATCACAAGAATCGAACAGGCAAGCAAGGGAAAAACAGAGTCAAAGAAGCTGCGTGTTGCCGCCTACTGCCGCGTCTCCACGGACTCGGACGAGCAGCTCGAAAGTCTTGAAACACAGAAGACACACTATGAAAGCTACATCACATCCCGCGACGACTGGCAGTTCGCCGGGATCTACTACGACGAGGGCATCAGCGGCACCGGCAAATCCCGGCGTCCGGAGCTTGAACGGCTCATGCAGGACTGCAAGGCCGGGAAGATCGACATGGTCATCACCAAGAGCATCAGCCGATTTTCACGCAACACCACCGACTGTCTTGAACTCGTCAGAAAGCTCCTCGCGCAGAATATCCCCATCTGGTTCGAAAAAGAAAACATCAACACCGGTGCGATGGAGAGCGAACTGTTCCTCTCCATCCTCTCCAGCATGGCAGCGGACGAATCCCTTTCCATCAGTCTGAACAGCAAATGGAGCATCAAGAAACGGTTTGAGAACGGTACGTTCAAGATAAGCTACCCACCATACGGGTACGACTGGGACGGCGAGACGATGGCCATCAATCCAGAGCAGGCACAGATTGTCCGCCGCATCTTCTCCGAGACGCTTGCCGGGAAGGGAACCGCAGCCATTGCCACTGAACTTAACCGGGAGCAGATCCCGACAAAGCGCGGCGGAAACTGGAGCCCATCCGGCATCCGCGGGATGATCGCAAACGAGAAATACTGCGGCGACTGCCTTTACCAGAAGACGTGGTCGGATTCAGCCTACAAGCGGCACCTGAACCACGGCGAAAAGACACAATACCTGCAGCAGAATCATCACGAGCCCATCGTCAGCCGCGAGGACTGGGAAGCCGCGCAGAAGCTCATCTCCCAGCGGGCCGATGAGAAGAACATCAGCAAGGGCGATGAAAAGTACCAGAACCGCTACGCATTCTCCGGCAGAATCATCTGCGGCGAGTGCGGCGCAACGTTCAAGCGGCGCATCAACTACACAACGGACGGAAGCTACGCCGCATGGAGCTGCAAAACGCATCTCGCCGAAAAAAGCAAATGCTCCATGCTCTTCATCCGGGACAATGACCTCAAGCTCGCATTCGGGGCCATGATGAACAAACTCATCTTCGCGCACCGGCTGATCCTCAAACCCTACGCGGAAAGCCTGAAGAGGAGCTCGACGAGCCAGACACTCAGCCGCATACAGCATCTTGAAACCGGCCTCGCAGAAAACGCTGACAAGCGCAAGACGCTCACGAAGCTCATGGCGCAGGGATTCATCGACCAGGTGATCTACAGCCAGCAAACCGCCGAGCTTCTCTCGCAGGCCGACGACATTAGAAAACAGATAGACGCCCTGAAGAACACGACAAGCAATGAAGCCACAGCTCAGATGCAGGCGGAGGATCTGCTGCGCTTCACCGGGAAGAGCCCGATGCTGGAAGCCTTCGACGACCAGCTTTTTACACGGTTCGTTGAGCGTATCGTCATCCGCTCACGGCACGAGGCAGTATTCCATCTCAAATGCGGGCTCACGCTCACGGAAAGGATGTGA
- a CDS encoding integrase — MGHTPYGYRTENGKAVIDEEKAQQIRNLYRNYLDGMALARAAHEAGIETWHGSAKRLLENKHYLGDDYYPAIIDQQTYDRAQAERLRRAKVLGRTNRKKQSPDTRKPPTRFKLAAPEQAYDDPKQQAEYLYSLIESEAR; from the coding sequence ATGGGACACACACCATACGGATACAGAACCGAAAACGGCAAAGCGGTCATCGACGAAGAGAAAGCCCAGCAGATAAGAAACCTCTACAGGAACTACCTTGACGGAATGGCGCTTGCCAGGGCTGCGCACGAAGCAGGAATCGAGACGTGGCACGGCTCGGCAAAACGCCTGCTCGAAAACAAGCACTACCTCGGAGACGACTACTATCCCGCCATCATCGACCAGCAAACCTACGACAGAGCACAGGCCGAACGCCTGCGCCGGGCAAAGGTGCTCGGACGGACGAACAGGAAAAAGCAGTCGCCGGATACACGAAAGCCGCCAACCCGGTTCAAGCTCGCCGCTCCTGAACAGGCCTACGACGACCCGAAGCAGCAGGCGGAATACCTGTACAGCCTGATTGAAAGCGAGGCACGGTGA
- a CDS encoding recombinase family protein — protein sequence MANVTIIPARRQVGNNVKQAEQPKLRIAAYCRVSTDSDEQETSYETQVSHYTEYIKSHSEWELAGIFADDGISGTNTKKRDEFNRMIDECMAGNIDMIITKSISRFARNTLDCLKYIRLLKDKNIAVWFEKESINTMDSKGEVLITIMASLAQQESQSLSQNVKLGLQYRYQQGKVQVNHNHFLGYTKDSDGHLVIDPEQAEVVKRIYREYLEGLSMKKIAEGLEQDGILTGAGKTKWYDSTINKILRNEKYMGDALLQKTVTTDFLTKKRVRNSGALPQYYVEDDHEAIIPKEIFMQVQAELVRRRKVHTGPNGQKRIYSGNNCFSQMVVCGECGELYRRVHWNNHGCKSIVWRCISRLEPSRAAMNCISRTVKEDLLQEVTVKAFNRILTDSDGFLRQMQENIAKAIMAADTMSPDGIQARLDELQKELIRKANSKQDYDAIADEIFRLREQKSQAEADTRSREETRKRIAELQDFIAGQETDITEFDEALVKKLIDKITVFADHFTVEFKSGIIIEIEA from the coding sequence ATGGCAAACGTGACAATCATCCCTGCCAGACGGCAGGTCGGAAACAACGTCAAGCAAGCCGAGCAGCCGAAGCTCCGTATAGCCGCATACTGCCGTGTCAGCACCGACTCGGACGAACAGGAAACCAGCTACGAAACGCAGGTCTCCCACTACACGGAGTACATCAAAAGCCACTCGGAATGGGAACTCGCCGGAATCTTCGCCGACGACGGAATCAGTGGCACCAACACAAAGAAGCGTGATGAATTCAACCGCATGATCGACGAATGCATGGCCGGAAACATCGACATGATCATCACCAAGAGCATCAGCCGATTCGCCCGCAACACGCTCGACTGCCTCAAGTACATCCGGCTTCTAAAGGACAAGAACATCGCGGTCTGGTTCGAGAAGGAATCCATCAACACGATGGACTCCAAGGGCGAGGTTCTGATCACCATCATGGCAAGCCTCGCGCAGCAGGAATCCCAGTCCCTTTCCCAGAACGTGAAGCTCGGACTACAGTACCGCTACCAGCAGGGAAAGGTGCAGGTCAACCACAATCACTTCCTCGGATACACCAAGGACAGCGACGGGCACCTCGTCATCGACCCGGAACAGGCGGAGGTCGTCAAGCGGATCTACCGCGAGTACCTCGAAGGGCTCTCCATGAAGAAGATCGCCGAAGGACTGGAGCAGGACGGCATCCTCACCGGCGCGGGCAAGACAAAATGGTACGACTCCACCATCAACAAAATTCTCCGAAACGAGAAATACATGGGCGACGCCCTGCTTCAGAAAACCGTAACCACGGACTTTCTCACCAAGAAACGCGTACGCAACTCCGGTGCCCTGCCGCAATACTATGTGGAAGATGACCATGAAGCCATCATTCCGAAGGAAATCTTCATGCAGGTGCAGGCGGAGCTTGTGCGACGCAGGAAGGTTCACACTGGGCCGAACGGCCAGAAGCGCATCTACTCCGGCAACAACTGCTTCTCTCAGATGGTCGTCTGCGGAGAATGCGGCGAGCTCTACCGGCGCGTCCACTGGAATAACCACGGCTGCAAGAGCATCGTCTGGCGATGCATCAGCCGCCTTGAACCCAGCCGCGCCGCCATGAACTGCATCAGCCGAACCGTCAAGGAAGACCTATTGCAAGAGGTCACGGTCAAGGCCTTCAATCGGATACTCACCGATAGCGACGGTTTCCTCCGGCAGATGCAGGAGAACATAGCAAAAGCTATAATGGCCGCCGACACGATGAGCCCGGACGGTATCCAGGCACGGCTCGACGAGCTGCAGAAGGAGCTCATCCGAAAGGCCAACAGCAAGCAGGACTACGATGCCATCGCCGATGAAATCTTCCGGCTGCGCGAGCAGAAATCACAGGCCGAGGCAGACACCCGCAGCCGCGAGGAGACCCGGAAGCGCATCGCCGAGCTGCAGGACTTCATCGCCGGGCAGGAAACCGACATCACAGAATTTGATGAGGCTCTGGTCAAAAAGCTCATCGACAAAATCACCGTCTTCGCCGACCACTTCACCGTGGAATTCAAGTCAGGGATCATAATCGAAATCGAAGCATAA
- a CDS encoding recombinase family protein: MSPKVWYIPAKRTDPGMNVGIYCRVSTGEKNQLNSLAAQIAALTRAVANVEQWKLTDTFIDIGTAKGEAPRREFERMIREAEAHHISVILTKSISRFGRDSVDTLEALRRLKAAGVRVIFDEDGLDTDVVDDDLLISVAESFAQAENETRSMNIRIGFRNRALNGSSGNYRKRLYGYVKDDDGNLVVEPTQAQVVRDIFRWYIDGASILGITKKLAEQKIPSPTGKERWSKRSVDTLLSNEKYIGTVRLADSVTEGQMFEMKDSHPPIITEDVFRAAREARAKRSNIVITESGERQRKSTKYSSKKQK; the protein is encoded by the coding sequence GTGAGCCCAAAGGTGTGGTATATACCTGCCAAAAGAACTGATCCGGGCATGAATGTTGGCATCTACTGCAGGGTTAGTACCGGTGAAAAGAACCAACTAAATAGCCTTGCCGCACAAATAGCAGCTCTAACAAGAGCGGTGGCCAATGTCGAACAATGGAAACTGACTGATACGTTTATAGATATTGGTACCGCAAAGGGAGAAGCACCGCGCCGAGAATTTGAGCGGATGATCCGAGAAGCTGAGGCGCATCATATATCGGTTATCCTTACAAAAAGCATCAGCCGGTTTGGAAGAGATAGCGTTGATACGCTTGAGGCACTTCGAAGACTAAAAGCCGCTGGAGTACGTGTCATATTTGATGAGGATGGTCTTGATACAGATGTAGTTGATGATGATCTGCTCATTTCTGTTGCTGAGTCATTTGCGCAGGCTGAAAATGAGACCAGAAGCATGAATATCCGCATAGGATTCAGAAACCGCGCTTTGAACGGCAGTTCCGGTAATTACCGAAAGCGCCTGTATGGTTATGTGAAGGACGATGATGGAAATCTCGTGGTAGAGCCGACACAGGCACAAGTGGTACGTGATATATTCCGTTGGTACATTGACGGAGCAAGCATATTGGGGATTACAAAGAAACTGGCTGAACAAAAGATTCCCTCTCCTACGGGAAAAGAACGGTGGAGCAAGAGGTCAGTAGACACCCTGCTATCAAACGAGAAATACATAGGAACTGTGCGGCTGGCAGACTCTGTGACGGAGGGTCAGATGTTTGAAATGAAGGACAGCCACCCGCCGATCATTACAGAGGACGTATTCCGTGCCGCGCGGGAAGCACGAGCGAAACGAAGCAATATTGTTATTACCGAATCTGGTGAAAGGCAGAGGAAGAGCACGAAATACAGCTCCAAAAAGCAAAAATAG
- the rlmD gene encoding 23S rRNA (uracil(1939)-C(5))-methyltransferase RlmD encodes MRPEIPVIKNQDYEMNIDRLGTNGEGVGRVDGFTVFVEGALAGERVLVKIVRIARAYAYGKLLDILQNSPLRIEPWCPYFKACGGCQLQHLTYDAQLDYKTEKVRDALERIGHLRDVTVHSAIGMDEPWNYRNKAQFPVGLVKGRPVLGFYAARSHNLINIEQCPIQHEVINRVMCLMREFIQTYNIPVYEESTHRGVLRHVVIKVGFRSHQLMVIVVTNGELHREKEMISLLKDGLPGITSIIQNVQTKKTNVVLGEKNITLWGSDSILDAIGDLKFRISPLSFFQVNPIQIKKLYGKVLEYANLTGKEKVVDAYCGIGTISLFLAGKAAKVYGVEAIPQAVRDAEENAGLNGIENAEFLEGRSEAVLPRLSGLGLHPDVVVVDPPRKGCDPKLLDAIVKMAPERMIYVSCNPATLARDLNLMSENGYQAEEVQPVDLFPQTMHVETVALMSRNM; translated from the coding sequence ATGAGACCGGAAATACCTGTTATAAAAAATCAGGATTATGAAATGAATATAGACCGCCTTGGAACCAACGGAGAGGGCGTCGGCCGTGTGGACGGCTTTACTGTCTTTGTGGAGGGAGCCCTGGCGGGGGAAAGGGTGCTTGTTAAAATCGTAAGGATCGCCCGGGCCTATGCCTATGGAAAGCTCCTGGATATCCTACAGAATTCTCCTCTTCGCATCGAACCTTGGTGCCCGTATTTCAAGGCCTGCGGAGGGTGCCAGCTCCAGCACCTGACTTATGATGCCCAGCTGGATTATAAGACGGAGAAAGTACGGGATGCGTTGGAACGAATCGGGCATTTGAGGGATGTTACTGTCCATTCTGCCATAGGCATGGATGAGCCATGGAACTATCGCAATAAAGCCCAGTTCCCTGTGGGATTGGTAAAAGGCCGCCCTGTGCTGGGCTTTTATGCTGCCAGGAGTCATAATCTGATCAATATTGAACAATGCCCCATACAGCATGAAGTCATCAACCGGGTCATGTGCCTCATGCGGGAATTCATTCAGACCTATAACATCCCCGTTTATGAGGAAAGTACCCACAGGGGTGTCCTTCGGCATGTGGTAATCAAAGTGGGCTTTCGGAGTCATCAGTTGATGGTCATTGTCGTGACCAATGGGGAGCTTCATCGGGAAAAAGAGATGATTTCCCTTTTGAAAGATGGCTTGCCGGGGATCACCAGCATTATACAGAATGTTCAAACGAAAAAAACAAACGTGGTATTGGGGGAAAAAAACATTACCTTGTGGGGATCCGATTCCATTCTGGATGCGATTGGCGATTTAAAGTTTAGGATATCCCCGCTGTCGTTTTTTCAGGTCAATCCGATTCAAATCAAAAAACTGTATGGCAAAGTTCTGGAGTATGCAAACCTGACCGGGAAGGAAAAGGTCGTGGATGCCTATTGCGGGATCGGCACCATTTCTCTTTTTCTTGCAGGCAAAGCGGCAAAGGTTTACGGAGTGGAAGCGATCCCGCAGGCAGTCCGGGATGCAGAAGAAAATGCCGGATTGAACGGGATAGAAAATGCAGAGTTTCTGGAAGGCCGATCGGAAGCGGTACTGCCAAGGCTTTCCGGGCTTGGGCTGCATCCGGATGTCGTGGTGGTGGACCCGCCCCGCAAAGGTTGTGACCCCAAATTGTTGGATGCGATTGTAAAAATGGCACCGGAAAGAATGATTTATGTCTCCTGCAATCCAGCCACTCTGGCAAGAGATCTGAACCTTATGTCGGAGAATGGGTATCAGGCAGAGGAAGTGCAGCCGGTCGATCTTTTCCCCCAGACAATGCATGTTGAGACGGTAGCATTGATGTCACGCAATATGTAG
- a CDS encoding thioesterase family protein — protein sequence MICENTQIRVRYSETDQMGVVYHSNYYSWFDIGRTDWMREAGMSYHDMERRGILLPVLESHCVYLHSAKYDDQLTVRTRISKFRGIRFTVEYEVIRDADGLLLARGSTVHAFTDADLKPVNVKKKQPEIYEIFRKNME from the coding sequence ATGATTTGTGAGAATACGCAAATCCGGGTACGGTACAGCGAGACAGATCAGATGGGTGTGGTTTATCATTCCAATTATTATTCCTGGTTTGATATCGGCCGGACGGACTGGATGCGGGAAGCAGGCATGAGCTATCATGATATGGAGCGCAGGGGGATTTTGCTCCCCGTGTTGGAATCGCATTGTGTTTACCTTCACAGCGCAAAATATGATGATCAGCTGACGGTACGTACCAGGATTTCAAAGTTCAGGGGAATTCGTTTTACAGTGGAATATGAAGTAATCCGGGATGCAGATGGATTGCTTCTTGCACGTGGCAGCACGGTTCATGCTTTTACGGATGCCGATCTGAAACCTGTGAATGTAAAAAAGAAGCAGCCGGAAATATATGAGATATTCCGAAAAAATATGGAATAG